A genomic stretch from Bradyrhizobium sp. 195 includes:
- a CDS encoding PaaI family thioesterase — protein MHELTKAPPPRRPDLHVATEGEFEGWRTWIRDSFESHVGPFWHRIEADGSIRSAFRVEKKHLNGSGNVHGGCYMAFADYSLFAIATHVLDSRAVTTNFSCEFLDAAREGELIECTGEVSRAGGSLIFLRGQMMSGERLLLTFSGTIKRMKRKPQPQPNA, from the coding sequence TTGCACGAATTGACCAAAGCGCCCCCGCCCCGCCGCCCTGACCTTCACGTCGCCACCGAGGGCGAATTTGAGGGCTGGCGGACCTGGATTCGCGACAGTTTTGAGTCCCATGTCGGCCCCTTCTGGCACCGGATCGAGGCGGACGGCAGCATCCGCAGCGCCTTCCGGGTCGAGAAGAAGCACCTCAACGGCTCCGGAAACGTCCATGGCGGCTGCTACATGGCCTTTGCCGACTATTCCCTGTTTGCGATCGCCACCCATGTCCTGGACAGCCGGGCCGTGACGACCAATTTTTCCTGCGAATTCCTCGACGCGGCACGGGAGGGCGAGCTGATCGAATGCACCGGCGAGGTGAGCCGGGCCGGCGGTTCGCTGATCTTCCTGCGCGGCCAGATGATGTCCGGCGAGCGGCTGCTGCTCACCTTTTCCGGCACGATCAAGCGGATGAAGCGGAAGCCGCAGCCCCAGCCAAACGCATAG
- a CDS encoding DMT family transporter: MPQSTSPTGRATAAAPLSRIAITGARNWRDYALLLALACCWSSTYPLAKLALPTVPPITFISARSLIAAAFLFAILWMRGIKVPTDATAWKLFATQQLINSTFPFLIITWSQQYVPASNTVVLASTTPIFAFLITSLITRHEPATLLKLAGAILGLAGTVAIVGLDALRGFGSEIVAEIAILLATISFACATIFGLRLSEYDPMVVAAGSLLFGGIILLPPSLIIDQPWTLQPTPTAIIATIVMGIVSSALGLMLFYICLGRLGTLTTNAQGYLRIPIGVGLSVLLLGESVPSNLALGLLLVMAGVAAMTVPAERLKLR; the protein is encoded by the coding sequence GTGCCGCAGAGCACATCGCCGACGGGTCGCGCGACGGCCGCCGCACCGCTTTCGCGCATCGCCATAACCGGCGCACGCAACTGGCGCGACTATGCCCTGCTGCTCGCGCTGGCCTGCTGCTGGAGCTCGACCTATCCGCTGGCCAAGCTCGCGCTTCCCACCGTCCCGCCCATCACCTTCATATCGGCGCGGTCGCTGATTGCGGCCGCCTTCCTGTTCGCGATCCTGTGGATGCGCGGCATCAAGGTCCCGACCGATGCCACGGCCTGGAAGCTGTTCGCCACCCAGCAATTGATCAACTCGACCTTTCCGTTCCTGATCATCACCTGGTCGCAGCAATATGTGCCGGCCTCGAACACGGTGGTGCTGGCCTCGACCACGCCGATCTTCGCCTTCCTGATCACCTCGCTGATCACACGGCACGAGCCGGCGACGCTGCTCAAGCTCGCCGGCGCGATCTTGGGTCTCGCCGGCACTGTCGCCATCGTTGGGCTCGACGCGCTGCGCGGCTTCGGTAGCGAGATCGTCGCGGAGATCGCGATCCTGCTCGCCACCATCTCCTTTGCCTGCGCGACCATCTTCGGTCTTCGGCTGTCGGAATACGACCCGATGGTGGTGGCGGCCGGCTCGCTGCTGTTCGGCGGCATCATCCTGCTGCCGCCATCGCTGATCATCGACCAGCCCTGGACGCTGCAGCCGACGCCGACGGCGATCATCGCCACCATCGTCATGGGCATCGTCTCCAGCGCACTGGGCCTGATGCTGTTCTACATCTGCCTCGGCCGGCTCGGCACGCTGACCACCAACGCGCAAGGGTACTTGCGCATCCCGATCGGCGTGGGTCTGTCGGTGTTGCTGCTCGGTGAGAGCGTGCCGTCAAACCTCGCGCTGGGCCTGCTGCTGGTCATGGCCGGCGTTGCGGCCATGACCGTGCCTGCGGAGCGGCTGAAGCTGCGCTAG
- a CDS encoding NAD(P)H-dependent oxidoreductase: MNLHRMLLERKAAGKPVTIGLIGAGKFGLMFLSQVRQTDGMHLVGVADLNTNRARAQLKLGCWPEEQYAAASIDDALKHGSTVVTDNADALITHPAIEVIIEATGDPGAGIRFAMKAIENGKHIVMVNVEADAVAGPILARKAKQAGVVYSLAWGDQPALIADHVDWARAAGFKVVAAGKGTRYHPTYHQSTPDTVWDILDKYMKIKDRNSINPKMFNSFVDGTKSGIEMTAVCNATGLHAQSEGLSFPPATRFEHAEICKPKSDGGMLERSGVTEVTSSVYRDGSDVPQSLVMGTYVVFETDSAYSEECFREYSMLQDKTGKYASLYRPIHMIGLELGISVASAALRKEPTGAPIVFNSDVVATAKRKLKAGEMLDGEGGFCVWGKQTPADASLKQGYLPLGLAHHVKLKTDIEQGQRLKWEDVEYDPDGLAVRVRREMEAAFRQPNIA; encoded by the coding sequence ATGAATCTCCATCGCATGCTGCTGGAGCGCAAGGCTGCCGGCAAGCCTGTCACCATTGGCTTGATCGGTGCCGGAAAATTCGGCCTGATGTTCCTGTCGCAGGTGCGCCAGACCGACGGCATGCATCTCGTCGGAGTCGCAGACCTGAACACTAACCGCGCCCGCGCGCAGCTCAAGCTCGGTTGCTGGCCGGAAGAGCAATACGCGGCAGCCTCTATCGATGACGCGCTCAAGCATGGCAGCACGGTTGTCACGGACAACGCCGACGCGCTGATCACCCATCCGGCGATCGAGGTGATCATCGAGGCGACCGGCGACCCCGGCGCCGGCATCCGCTTTGCGATGAAGGCGATCGAGAACGGCAAGCACATCGTGATGGTCAATGTCGAAGCGGACGCGGTCGCAGGGCCCATTCTGGCGCGCAAGGCGAAGCAAGCCGGCGTCGTCTATTCACTCGCCTGGGGCGACCAGCCGGCGCTGATCGCCGATCACGTCGACTGGGCGCGCGCGGCCGGCTTCAAGGTCGTCGCCGCCGGCAAGGGCACGCGCTACCACCCGACCTATCACCAGTCGACGCCGGATACCGTCTGGGACATCCTCGACAAATACATGAAGATCAAGGATCGCAACTCGATCAATCCAAAGATGTTCAACTCGTTCGTCGACGGCACCAAGTCGGGCATCGAGATGACCGCGGTGTGCAATGCGACCGGGCTGCATGCGCAGAGCGAGGGCCTCTCATTCCCGCCGGCCACGCGCTTCGAGCATGCCGAGATCTGCAAGCCGAAATCCGACGGCGGCATGCTGGAGAGATCCGGCGTTACCGAAGTGACCTCGTCGGTCTATCGCGACGGCTCCGATGTTCCGCAGAGTCTCGTGATGGGCACCTATGTCGTATTCGAGACCGACAGCGCTTATTCGGAGGAGTGTTTCCGCGAATACAGCATGCTGCAGGACAAGACCGGCAAATATGCCTCGCTGTACCGGCCGATCCACATGATCGGGCTCGAGCTCGGCATCTCCGTGGCGTCAGCGGCGCTGCGCAAGGAGCCGACGGGGGCACCGATCGTGTTCAACTCCGACGTGGTCGCGACCGCCAAACGCAAGCTGAAGGCCGGCGAGATGCTCGACGGCGAGGGCGGCTTCTGTGTCTGGGGCAAGCAGACCCCGGCCGACGCTTCACTGAAGCAGGGCTATTTGCCGCTGGGCCTCGCCCATCATGTCAAGCTCAAGACCGATATCGAGCAAGGCCAGCGCCTGAAATGGGAGGACGTCGAGTACGACCCCGACGGTCTCGCGGTGCGGGTACGCCGCGAGATGGAGGCGGCTTTCCGGCAACCGAACATCGCCTAG
- a CDS encoding LysR substrate-binding domain-containing protein, with product MQIPFRAIIVFHAVARAGSISRAADELRVTPSAVSQQIQALELHLGTALTSRVGRNITLTEAGERYFEMISREIEHVTDVTQHVRGIRSATTLTVRAAPSVSSKWLLPRLASFVDANPDIELRLDGTNEPTDFRKENVDLEIRHGEGGWAGLFVESLGKERFFPLCAPSSFAAGSLSAHDLLKHRLIHSVKSQMQWPRWFAEAGIEAAERWKRVLFDRSHMAIDAAVDGIGIGLDSELLAWRELRDGRLVCPVKDPPEVTLTTQWIVCPHGHLRHRKTRTFLDWLRTERDSWSAQQHTRIV from the coding sequence ATGCAGATACCGTTCCGCGCCATTATTGTCTTCCACGCGGTGGCGCGTGCGGGCAGCATATCCCGTGCGGCGGATGAACTGCGGGTGACGCCATCGGCCGTCAGCCAGCAGATCCAGGCGCTGGAGCTGCACCTTGGCACCGCGCTGACCTCGCGGGTCGGACGCAACATCACGCTGACCGAGGCTGGCGAGCGCTATTTCGAGATGATCAGCCGAGAGATCGAGCACGTCACGGACGTGACGCAGCACGTCCGCGGCATCCGCTCGGCCACCACATTGACGGTGCGCGCAGCACCGAGCGTGTCGAGCAAATGGCTGTTGCCGCGGCTGGCTAGCTTCGTCGATGCCAATCCCGACATCGAATTGCGGCTTGACGGCACCAATGAGCCGACCGATTTCCGCAAGGAGAATGTCGACCTGGAGATTCGGCATGGCGAAGGCGGCTGGGCCGGCCTGTTCGTCGAAAGCCTCGGCAAGGAGCGGTTCTTTCCGCTATGTGCGCCTTCATCCTTTGCGGCGGGCAGCCTATCCGCCCACGATCTGCTCAAGCATCGGCTGATCCATTCGGTGAAGTCGCAGATGCAATGGCCGCGCTGGTTCGCGGAAGCCGGCATCGAGGCTGCGGAACGCTGGAAGCGCGTGCTGTTCGATCGCAGCCACATGGCCATCGATGCCGCCGTCGACGGCATCGGCATTGGCCTCGACAGCGAGCTGCTGGCCTGGCGCGAATTGCGCGACGGCCGCCTGGTTTGCCCGGTGAAGGATCCGCCCGAGGTCACACTGACCACGCAGTGGATCGTCTGTCCGCACGGCCATTTGCGCCACCGCAAGACCCGCACTTTCCTCGACTGGCTGCGCACGGAACGCGACAGCTGGAGTGCGCAGCAACACACGCGGATTGTTTAG
- a CDS encoding TRAP transporter substrate-binding protein, with translation MSGQRHTISRRNVLTAAAAIPLVAIRTRPAQAAEFEYKLATGQSLTQPINTRLDQAVKRIKEASGGRLEIKFFPASQLGSDTDLLTQIRSGGVDFLNIAGSVLSTVAPVAGIANVGFAFSDYSQVWNAMDGDLGRLIAAQIEKTGALVIAKPADNTFRQISSFTKPIKTPGDLAGYRIRVPVSPIFTSLFKSLGANPTSINFNELYTALQTHLVDGQENGLVTIEAGKIYEVQKYISETNHIWDPFFILGNRRSVKALPDDLQALVRKEFDQAAMEQRADTAKLNMTLKDQLVAKGITFEASDKEAFRKGLSSAGFYKEWRGKFGEDNWKTLEAAVGALA, from the coding sequence ATGTCGGGCCAACGCCACACCATCTCGCGCCGCAACGTCTTGACTGCTGCCGCGGCCATACCTCTGGTCGCAATTCGCACCAGGCCGGCGCAAGCGGCCGAGTTCGAGTACAAGCTCGCCACCGGCCAGTCGCTGACGCAACCGATCAACACCCGGCTCGACCAGGCCGTGAAGCGGATCAAGGAAGCTAGCGGCGGGCGGCTGGAGATCAAGTTCTTTCCGGCCTCGCAGCTTGGCTCCGATACGGATCTCTTGACCCAGATCCGCAGCGGGGGCGTCGACTTTCTCAACATCGCCGGCTCCGTGTTGTCGACGGTGGCGCCGGTCGCCGGCATCGCCAATGTCGGCTTTGCCTTCTCCGACTACAGCCAGGTCTGGAATGCGATGGACGGCGATCTCGGCAGGCTGATCGCAGCCCAAATCGAGAAGACCGGCGCGCTTGTGATCGCCAAGCCGGCGGACAATACGTTTCGGCAGATCTCGTCGTTTACAAAGCCAATCAAGACGCCGGGCGATCTCGCCGGCTATCGGATCCGCGTGCCTGTCTCACCGATCTTCACCTCCCTGTTCAAGTCGCTGGGCGCCAATCCGACGTCGATCAATTTCAACGAATTGTACACGGCGCTGCAGACGCACCTGGTCGACGGGCAGGAGAACGGGCTTGTGACGATCGAGGCCGGCAAGATTTATGAGGTGCAGAAGTACATTTCCGAGACCAATCACATCTGGGATCCGTTCTTCATCCTCGGCAATCGCCGCTCGGTGAAAGCACTGCCCGATGATCTGCAGGCGCTGGTCCGTAAGGAGTTCGACCAGGCCGCGATGGAGCAGCGCGCCGATACTGCAAAGCTCAATATGACACTGAAGGATCAGCTGGTCGCAAAGGGAATTACCTTCGAGGCGTCCGACAAGGAGGCCTTCCGCAAAGGACTGTCGAGCGCCGGATTCTACAAGGAGTGGCGTGGCAAGTTCGGCGAAGACAATTGGAAGACGCTTGAGGCTGCCGTCGGGGCGCTCGCGTGA
- a CDS encoding TRAP transporter large permease has protein sequence MPEAVTLDEARPIRGRWPEQMLRWLVEIPAAAAVVAEVVILFAGIVARGVFHRPIIWSDELASILFLWLAMLGSAIAVQRSSHMRLTFFTSHLSPRAEAWTSTLAAGSVALFLAIILHPALDYVEDQALVETPALGWSGVVRAAAIPAGCIVALASICLTLVKRSAKDLLAVGLLFAAIAGALYFAGPSLKSLGNWNLLIFFVGLLGCAVMAGVPIAFSFCLATVAFLLTTTRTPLLVVVGRIDEGMSSLILLAVPLFVLLGQLVEQTGMARVMVAFLASVLGHVRGGLSYVMLGAMLLVSGISGSKTADMAAIAPVLFPEMRKRGMKDGELVSLLAASGAMSETIPPSIVLIAIASVTGVSIAALFTAGILPGIVLAIVLAFVARYRASTEEHAGVKVARAPLSVVAKTLWVALPALALPFLIRSAVVEGVATATEVSTIGIAYCLVLGLIIYRGSLAWKNVLPMLVQTASLSGSILFIVGAASAMAWALAQSGFSHDLAARMAGVPGGAYGFLLISVVAFIVLGSVLEGIPAIVLFGPLLFPVAAQFGIHEVHYAMVVILAMGLGLFAPPFGLCYYAACSIGGVSPDAGMRRIWIYLAWLFLGLLLITFVPWISLVFL, from the coding sequence ATGCCCGAGGCGGTCACGCTCGATGAGGCGCGGCCGATCCGGGGACGCTGGCCGGAGCAGATGCTGCGCTGGCTGGTGGAGATCCCGGCGGCGGCCGCTGTCGTCGCGGAAGTCGTCATCCTGTTCGCCGGCATCGTCGCGCGCGGCGTCTTTCATCGGCCGATCATCTGGTCGGACGAGCTCGCCTCGATCCTGTTCCTGTGGCTCGCCATGCTCGGCAGCGCCATCGCAGTGCAACGCTCGTCGCATATGCGCCTGACTTTCTTCACCTCCCATTTGTCGCCCCGCGCGGAGGCGTGGACCTCGACGCTCGCAGCCGGCTCCGTCGCGCTGTTCCTGGCGATCATCCTGCATCCGGCGCTGGACTATGTGGAGGACCAGGCGCTCGTGGAGACGCCAGCGCTCGGCTGGTCCGGCGTGGTCCGCGCCGCCGCAATTCCAGCTGGTTGCATCGTCGCGCTGGCCAGCATCTGCCTCACGCTGGTGAAGCGTTCGGCCAAGGATCTGTTGGCCGTCGGACTATTGTTTGCGGCGATCGCCGGAGCCCTCTATTTCGCCGGCCCTTCGCTGAAGTCGCTCGGCAACTGGAACCTGCTGATCTTCTTCGTCGGCCTGCTCGGCTGCGCCGTGATGGCGGGTGTGCCGATCGCGTTTTCCTTTTGTCTTGCGACCGTCGCTTTCCTGCTGACGACGACACGGACACCGTTGTTGGTCGTGGTCGGACGGATCGACGAGGGCATGAGCTCGCTGATCCTGCTCGCTGTGCCACTGTTCGTGCTGCTCGGGCAATTGGTCGAGCAGACCGGCATGGCGCGCGTCATGGTCGCGTTCCTCGCCTCCGTGCTCGGCCATGTCCGCGGCGGGCTGTCATACGTGATGCTCGGCGCCATGCTGCTGGTCTCGGGCATCTCCGGCTCCAAGACCGCCGACATGGCCGCGATCGCACCGGTGCTGTTTCCCGAGATGCGCAAGCGCGGCATGAAGGATGGCGAGCTGGTGTCGCTGCTCGCGGCGTCGGGAGCAATGAGCGAGACCATTCCGCCGTCGATCGTTCTGATCGCGATCGCCTCCGTCACCGGCGTGTCGATCGCGGCCCTGTTCACCGCTGGCATCCTCCCGGGGATCGTGCTGGCGATCGTGCTCGCCTTCGTCGCGCGTTATCGGGCAAGCACAGAGGAGCATGCCGGGGTCAAAGTCGCGCGCGCGCCGCTCTCCGTGGTGGCGAAAACGCTCTGGGTGGCGCTGCCGGCGCTTGCCCTGCCGTTCCTGATCCGCAGCGCGGTGGTCGAGGGTGTTGCCACCGCAACCGAAGTCTCGACCATCGGTATCGCCTACTGCCTTGTGCTCGGCCTGATCATCTATCGTGGCAGCCTGGCATGGAAGAACGTGCTGCCGATGCTGGTCCAGACCGCCTCGCTCTCCGGCTCGATCCTGTTCATCGTGGGCGCCGCAAGCGCAATGGCTTGGGCGCTCGCGCAATCCGGCTTCTCGCATGACCTCGCCGCACGCATGGCGGGCGTGCCCGGGGGGGCCTACGGCTTCCTGCTGATCTCGGTGGTCGCCTTCATCGTGCTCGGCAGCGTGCTTGAGGGCATCCCGGCCATCGTGTTGTTCGGCCCGCTGCTCTTCCCGGTCGCGGCACAGTTCGGCATCCACGAGGTGCACTACGCCATGGTGGTAATTTTGGCGATGGGCCTTGGTCTGTTCGCACCGCCATTCGGCCTCTGCTACTACGCCGCCTGCAGCATCGGTGGCGTGTCGCCGGATGCCGGCATGCGCAGGATCTGGATCTATCTCGCGTGGCTGTTCCTGGGCCTGCTGCTGATTACCTTCGTGCCCTGGATATCGCTGGTTTTTCTGTGA
- a CDS encoding tripartite tricarboxylate transporter substrate binding protein BugD, whose amino-acid sequence MISFVLKRSLAAIAALSLASFSLATSALAQDYPKRPITMIVPFAAGGTSDVIARTVAEQMGIALGQTIVIENVAGAGGSTALARASRAEPDGYTIAIGNAGTNAATYTIYPKLPFTPDSFVPIAMVAKTFGIVALRKDFPAKDLKEFIAYAKANPGKINLGHAGVGSSNYLICKSFVTSAGIDATLVGYRGAAPALTDAVGSQIDGVCDAAASVSQSINEKLVKGLVVGSTVRLATLPDLPTSAEAGLPEFEAQGWNGLFAPKGTPPAVIAKLNAAARTAVETDAVKKRFVDLSTVAPDANEHAPELLQQLVTRDVEKYRKMLADDAK is encoded by the coding sequence GTGATCTCGTTCGTGCTGAAGCGGTCTCTCGCCGCGATCGCGGCGCTGTCGCTCGCGTCATTTTCGCTCGCAACCAGCGCCCTCGCGCAGGATTACCCCAAGCGTCCGATCACCATGATCGTGCCGTTCGCGGCCGGCGGTACTTCGGACGTGATCGCGCGCACGGTAGCCGAGCAGATGGGGATCGCGCTCGGCCAGACCATCGTGATCGAGAACGTTGCGGGCGCCGGCGGCTCGACCGCGCTGGCGCGCGCCTCCCGCGCCGAGCCCGACGGCTACACCATCGCGATCGGCAATGCCGGCACCAATGCCGCGACCTACACGATCTATCCAAAACTGCCGTTCACGCCGGACTCCTTCGTCCCGATCGCCATGGTGGCGAAGACATTCGGCATCGTCGCGCTGCGCAAGGACTTTCCGGCGAAGGACCTGAAAGAGTTCATTGCCTACGCCAAGGCCAATCCCGGCAAGATCAATCTCGGCCATGCCGGCGTCGGCTCCTCGAATTATTTGATCTGCAAGAGCTTCGTGACATCAGCCGGCATCGACGCGACTCTGGTCGGCTATCGCGGTGCCGCGCCTGCGCTGACCGATGCCGTCGGCAGCCAGATCGACGGCGTCTGCGATGCGGCCGCCTCGGTCTCGCAGTCGATCAACGAGAAGCTGGTGAAGGGGCTCGTGGTCGGCTCGACCGTGCGCCTCGCCACGCTGCCCGATCTGCCAACGTCAGCCGAAGCCGGCCTGCCTGAATTCGAGGCACAGGGCTGGAACGGCCTGTTCGCGCCCAAGGGCACGCCGCCGGCGGTGATCGCCAAGCTCAACGCCGCCGCGCGCACCGCCGTCGAGACCGACGCGGTGAAGAAGCGCTTTGTCGACCTTTCGACCGTCGCTCCCGACGCCAACGAGCATGCGCCGGAGCTGCTGCAGCAGCTCGTGACGCGCGACGTCGAGAAGTACCGGAAGATGCTGGCGGACGACGCGAAGTAG
- the purQ gene encoding phosphoribosylformylglycinamidine synthase subunit PurQ — MKAAILVFPGINRERDMARALRLISGSEPAMVWHAETSLPAGTDLVVVPGGFSYGDYLRCGAIAARAPVMDAVRDYAAKGGLVLGVCNGFQILCESGLLPGVLMRNARLKFICHDVHLRVERSDTPFTRGYNAGQVIRVPVAHGEGNYEADEETIKRLEGEGRVLYRYCSADGVVDEAHNINGAAHSIAGIVNDRGNVLGMMPHPENHVEDIMGCTDGRGLFAGLTAHLEKAA, encoded by the coding sequence ATGAAAGCCGCCATCCTCGTCTTTCCGGGAATCAACCGCGAGCGCGACATGGCGCGTGCGCTGAGGCTGATCTCCGGCAGCGAGCCGGCGATGGTGTGGCATGCCGAGACGTCCCTGCCTGCGGGCACGGATCTCGTGGTGGTGCCGGGCGGCTTCTCCTACGGCGACTATTTGCGCTGCGGTGCCATCGCGGCCCGCGCGCCGGTGATGGACGCGGTGCGCGACTATGCGGCCAAGGGCGGCCTCGTGCTCGGCGTTTGCAACGGTTTTCAGATCCTCTGCGAGTCCGGCCTCCTGCCGGGCGTCTTGATGCGCAACGCGCGGCTGAAATTCATCTGCCACGACGTGCATCTGCGCGTCGAGCGTTCCGATACGCCGTTCACCCGCGGCTACAATGCAGGGCAGGTGATCCGCGTGCCGGTCGCCCATGGCGAGGGCAATTACGAGGCGGATGAAGAGACCATCAAGCGGCTCGAAGGCGAGGGGCGGGTGCTCTATCGCTACTGTTCCGCCGACGGCGTGGTGGACGAAGCCCACAACATCAACGGCGCGGCGCATTCGATCGCCGGCATCGTCAACGACAGGGGCAACGTGCTCGGCATGATGCCGCATCCGGAAAACCACGTCGAAGACATCATGGGCTGCACCGACGGCCGCGGCCTGTTCGCGGGCCTCACCGCGCATCTGGAAAAGGCCGCGTGA
- a CDS encoding magnesium and cobalt transport protein CorA encodes MNVPSLPTSPAEPVSTEGVVAAGAYVDGRRTANIAISEASSWRSKPGHVVWIGLHEPDMALLGAVQKQFDLHELAIEDANHAHQRPKIEQYGEALFIVARTAQLIEGRIAFGETHIFVGDGYLVSVRHGASTSYKPVRERCESCPRALARGEDYILYAILDFIVDNYSPVLESIHVEIEAIEDDVLAHAITKAQIERLYMLRRDLLRLRNAIGPLVEVCRRLEHDELSMVRQAMQPLFRDVTDHVRNIQERIDSMREVLAFAFEASLLVGQAQETAVSKKLASWLAIIAIPTALAGIYGMNFKHMPELEWEYGYFMLLGVMLTACTALYWRFRRAGWL; translated from the coding sequence ATGAACGTCCCGTCGCTGCCTACATCCCCCGCCGAGCCGGTATCGACCGAGGGCGTCGTCGCTGCCGGCGCCTATGTCGATGGCCGGCGCACCGCCAATATCGCCATCAGCGAGGCCTCGAGCTGGCGGTCCAAACCTGGCCACGTGGTCTGGATCGGCCTGCACGAGCCCGACATGGCGCTGCTCGGCGCGGTGCAGAAGCAATTCGACCTGCACGAGCTCGCGATCGAGGACGCCAACCACGCCCATCAGCGCCCCAAGATCGAGCAATATGGCGAGGCCCTGTTCATCGTCGCCCGCACCGCGCAATTGATCGAAGGGCGGATCGCCTTCGGCGAGACCCACATCTTCGTCGGCGACGGCTATCTGGTGTCGGTGCGCCACGGCGCTTCGACGTCTTACAAGCCGGTCCGTGAACGCTGCGAAAGCTGCCCGCGGGCGCTCGCACGCGGCGAGGATTACATCCTCTACGCCATCCTCGATTTCATCGTCGACAACTACTCGCCCGTGCTCGAGAGCATTCACGTAGAGATCGAGGCGATCGAGGATGACGTGCTCGCGCACGCGATCACCAAGGCGCAGATCGAACGGCTTTACATGCTGCGCCGCGACCTGTTGCGGCTGCGCAACGCGATCGGGCCGCTGGTGGAGGTCTGCCGCCGGCTGGAGCATGACGAGCTGTCGATGGTACGGCAGGCCATGCAGCCGCTGTTCCGCGACGTCACCGACCACGTCCGCAACATCCAGGAACGCATCGATTCCATGCGCGAGGTGCTGGCCTTCGCCTTCGAGGCGAGCCTGCTGGTCGGCCAGGCGCAGGAGACGGCGGTGTCGAAGAAGCTCGCCTCATGGCTTGCGATCATCGCGATCCCGACCGCGCTCGCCGGCATCTACGGCATGAACTTCAAGCACATGCCGGAGCTGGAATGGGAGTACGGCTACTTCATGCTGCTCGGCGTGATGCTGACGGCGTGCACCGCGCTGTACTGGCGTTTTCGTCGCGCCGGATGGCTGTGA
- the purS gene encoding phosphoribosylformylglycinamidine synthase subunit PurS, with amino-acid sequence MKARVTVTLKTGILDPQGKAIEGALKSLGVDGVASVRQGKVFDIELAGADKTKAEAALKDAADKLLANTVIENYRVELLS; translated from the coding sequence GTGAAGGCACGTGTTACCGTTACCTTGAAGACGGGCATCCTCGATCCGCAAGGCAAGGCCATCGAAGGCGCGCTGAAGTCGCTCGGCGTCGACGGCGTCGCCAGCGTCCGCCAGGGCAAGGTGTTCGATATCGAGCTCGCCGGCGCCGACAAGACCAAGGCGGAAGCCGCGCTGAAGGACGCCGCCGACAAGCTCTTGGCGAACACGGTCATCGAGAATTATCGGGTCGAGCTGCTGAGCTAG
- the purC gene encoding phosphoribosylaminoimidazolesuccinocarboxamide synthase, producing MSRRRRIYEGKAKVLYEGPEPGTLIQHFKDDATAFNAKKHQVIEGKGVLNNRISEYLFQHLNDIGVPTHFIRRLNMREQLIREVEIVPLEVVVRNVAAGSLSQRLGIEEGTQLPRSIIEFYYKNDQLNDPMVSEEHITAFGWATPQEIDDIMALAIRVNDFLTGLFLGIGIRLVDFKMECGRLFENEMMRIIVADEISPDSCRLWDIKSNEKLDKDRFRRDLGGLLEAYTEVAKRLGILMENERPQGSGPVLVKS from the coding sequence ATGAGCCGTCGGCGTCGCATTTATGAAGGCAAGGCAAAGGTTCTCTATGAAGGCCCGGAGCCCGGTACCTTGATTCAGCACTTCAAGGATGACGCCACCGCGTTCAATGCCAAGAAGCATCAGGTGATCGAGGGCAAGGGCGTCCTCAACAACCGGATCTCGGAGTACCTGTTTCAGCACCTCAACGACATCGGGGTGCCGACCCACTTCATTCGCCGCCTCAACATGCGCGAGCAGTTGATTCGCGAGGTCGAGATCGTGCCGCTGGAAGTGGTGGTGCGGAACGTTGCCGCCGGCTCGCTGTCGCAGCGCCTCGGCATCGAGGAGGGCACGCAGCTGCCCCGTTCCATCATCGAATTCTACTACAAGAACGACCAGCTCAACGACCCCATGGTGTCGGAAGAGCACATCACCGCCTTCGGCTGGGCGACGCCGCAGGAGATCGACGACATCATGGCGCTCGCCATCCGTGTCAACGACTTCCTCACCGGGCTCTTCCTCGGTATCGGCATCCGCCTCGTGGACTTCAAGATGGAGTGCGGGCGCCTGTTCGAGAACGAGATGATGCGCATCATCGTCGCCGACGAGATCTCACCGGATAGCTGCCGTCTGTGGGACATCAAGTCGAACGAGAAGCTCGACAAGGACCGCTTCCGCAGGGATCTCGGCGGGTTGCTCGAGGCCTATACTGAAGTCGCAAAGCGCCTCGGCATCCTCATGGAGAACGAGCGTCCGCAGGGCTCCGGCCCGGTGCTGGTGAAGAGCTGA